The nucleotide window CTCGGCACCACCTATGGCGGCGACGGACGCGTCAATTTCGCGCTGCCGGATCTCCGCGGTCGTGTGCCGATCCACATGGGCCAGGGCTTCACGCTGGGCGAGCGCGGCGGCGAGCAGGCTCACACGATCTCAATCAGCGAGATGCCACAGCATCTTCACTTCCTGCAGGCTTCGAGCGTGGATGGCAACCAGCTGATCCCCGCGGGCAACCTGCTCGCCTCGACCCCGAGCAAGTTCTACTTCAATCCTCCGGATTCGAGCATCGCCACGATGTCGCCCGGAACGGTGTCGAGCATCGGTGGATCCCAGGCTCATATCAACATGCAGCCCTTCCTCACGCTGACCTTCTGTATCGCCCTCCAAGGTATCTTCCCATCCCAAAACTAATCACTCCCCATGGCTCAACCTTATGTAGGTGAAATCCGGATTTTCGCGGGAAATTTCGCCCCGGCAGGATGGGCGTTCTGCGAAGGACAGCTCCTCCCGATTTCCGAAAACGAGACGCTCTTCAACTTGATCGGCACCACCTATGGTGGCGATGGGGAGAGTACTTTCGCCCTTCCTGATCTGCGTGGCCGTGTGCCGCTTCATCAGGGAAGCGGGTTCATCCTTGCCGAGACCGGGGGCGTGGAGGAAGTCACTCTCACCGTCCAGCAGATCCCGGCCCACACCCATCCCGCGCTGTGCGACAATACCGTGGCGAACAGCACCGGAGCGGTGAACGCGATTCCCGCGCCTTCCAGCCTGTTCGACGGATTCCAGACCGAGGCCCCCACCACGCCGATGGCTCCGCAGTCGATCACGCCGGTTGGCGGCAGCCAGCCGCATACGAATTTCCAGCCATATCTCTGCCTGGATTTCATTATTTCGCTGTTCGGCATCTACCCGTCCCCGTCGTGATCTTCCGCACCCATCTTCAATCCTGATCCCTCACTACCATGGCTGATCCTTTTGTGGCGGAAATCCGCATTTTTCCTTTCAACTTCGCTCCGAAAGGGTGGGCGTTCTGTAACGGCCAATTGATGCCGATTTCCCAGAACACCGCCCTTTTCTCGTTGCTCGGCACCACCTATGGCGGTGACGGCAAAAGCACCTTCGCGCTGCCGGATGTGCAGGGCAACGTGCCGATGCATCCCGGCCAGGGCCCGGGCCTCTCCCTTCATGATCTGGGTGAGATGAGTGGCTCCCAATATGTCACGCTGCTCACCTCGGAGATCCCTCTCCACACCCATACGCTGATGTGCCTGGCGGCCCCGGCCGACACCGCATCTCCGGCTTCCGGTTCCTTTGCCCGCGTGGTAGGAGCCAGCCCGTATATCCAGCCGGCGGCGATGGGTAATCTCTCGACGATGGCTCCGCAGGCGCTCGCGCCGGCAGGCGGCAGTCTCCCTCACAACAACATGATGCCGTATTTGACCCTCAATTTCTGCATCGCGCTCCAAGGAGTCTTCCCGCCGCGAGGCTGAGGCTGCTTTATGGAGCAAACGGATATTCAGGTCCCCGTCGAGCTGCGCGAAGTCACCGCGGCCGACGGGGCTTTTCTTTTGGAGGTGTATGCCTCCACCCGGGCGGAGGAGCTGGCGCAGACCGGTTGGCCGGACGAGTTGAAGGCGGAATTCTGCCGGATGCAGTTCGAAGCTCAGGATGCCCACTATCGCACCTACTATCCCAACGCCCGTTTCACGGTGATCGTGCGGGGAGGGGAGCAGATGGGGCGGCTCTACGTGGATCGCTGGGAAAAGGAGATCCGCGTGATGGACATCGCCCTGCTGCCGTCATGCCGCGGAAGAGGGGCGGGAACTTTCCTGTTGAAGGAGTTGCAGACCGAGGCGCGGGATGCGGGGAAGGTCCTGAGCATCCACGTCGAGCGGTTCAATCCGGCGCTGCTGTGGTACCAGCGGCTGGGTTTTCAAGTGGTTGAAGAGAAGAATGTATATCTCCTCCTTAACTGGAATCCTAGTTGAAAACCGCTTCCAATTCCGTGCCTTCGGAGGTGGCGGAGTTTTGAGTGAGAAAGATTTCGAATGTGCCCAGTTCCGGATGCGTGAGTTGGTAGATCCGCTGTGGCACGCGCAAGCCCGGAGAGCCGCGGAAGGAGAGTGAGAAGGGATTGCGTTTTGCATCCGGACGCCGGTGGCCGAGATCGCGAACCGACTCGAGCACCAGCGGATAAACGCGGCCTTCCTCTAGGATTTCAAAGGTTTCTCCCACGTGCGGAAGGAAGAGATTCTGATCGAGTTCGTTCAGCGGGATCACGGTTTTGGTAGTGGCAGGAATGGAGGGAACGCGCAAAGGAATTGCGTGCTTGGGGAATGTTTTTGCGACCGGCGGAGAGGGTGGAATCACGCGATCGTGCGGGGTCCTGTGACGAAATGGTCAGGGGGGGAGGACTGGAGTCGTTATGGCGGAGGTATAAACATTTTTTCCCCAAAGAGATTGCTCCTTGTGTCCGGCTTAGTTAAACATCGCCGCGAACGTGGGCTCCGTCCCACGGTTCTAACATCCCTTCTCCCCAAGAATTCCCTCGTCGCCCGCCATGACCCCGATGCTTCGCCTTCCCCGTGCTGCAGTCCTATCCGCGATCGCAGCCCTTACCGTCCCGGGCTTGGTTGGCACGCTTCACGCGGCTCCCGTGGTTTCCGCCACCAAGGACGATGGCGTGCCCCAGACGACACGGAAGAAGCCCGGTGAAACGATCACCTACACCAACACGATCACCAACAGCGGCGACGCGACGGCAAACGGCGTTTCTTTTTCCGATCCGGATGTCCCCGGTACCACATTGAGCGTTTCTCCGAAGGTGACTCCGATTGCCTTTGATGATGCCTACACGCTCGAAGGCAACACGCCGCTGGCGGTGAACGCCGCGGCGGGTGTGCTGGCGAACGATTCCGACCCGGATGGCACGCAGGCGGGACTTACCGCGGTGGGTCTTGATGTGACGGGCACCCAGGGGGCGGTCGTTCTGAATGCCGATGGTTCGTTCACTTTCACTCCGAATGTCGGCTACTCGGGTACGACCTCTTTCAAGTATCTGGCGCACGATCCGCAGGGACTCGACAGTTTGGTCACCGGCACGGTGACGTTGACGGTGACGGCTCCGATCTGGTGGGTGAACAGCGCGGCTGCGGGAGGTGGTAACGGCACCTACGATCTTCCGTTCCAGACGGTGGCCGCCGCAAGCACCGCGCACCAGGCCAACCAGAAGGTTTTCGTTTATGAAAGCGGAACTGCCTACACTTCCGGAATCACGCTGAAGAACGGTGCGATCCTGATCGGTGAAGGGGACGGGATCACTGTCAATGGCATCACCATTGCCGCGGGCACCGCTCCGACCATCAACAATTCCGGTGGCACGGTAGTCACTCTCGGCACCGGGAACACCATCAAGGGTGTCATTCTCGGAACTTCGAATCTGGCACTCTCCGGAGCTTCTTACGGAACGCTGACCGTTTCCAACACCACGATCAACAACTCCGCCGGTGCGGCGATCTCGCTGAACGGTGGCGGTGGTACGCTGGTCTTCATGAGTGTGACCTCTGGTGGCGGCACCAATGGCGTGTCGCTGACGAGTCTCACCGGTGGCAGCGTGACGATCAACGGCGGTGCGATCTCCGGTGCGTCCGGCGCCGCATTTTCGATTTCCGGTGGTCTTGAAACGACCACCTACAACGGCACGATCACTCAGAACAACGCCGCCGCCGCGGTTTCGGTGATCAACCGCAACAGCGGTTCTCCAGGAGCGGTCAGCTTCGGTGGTGCCATCACCGCGAGTTCCTCAACCGCCACGGCGATCAACCTCACCGGCAACTCCAACGGCACGGTGGCGTTCACCGGCGGTCTGGATCTGACCACCACCAGCGGCGTCGGCTTCAATGCCACCGGTGGCGGCACGGTGTCCGCGACCCAGAACAACTCGACGATCGTCAACAAGATCACAACCCAGACCGGCACCGCTCTGAATGTGGCGAACACCAACATCGGAGCGTCGAATCTCACTTTCCGCAGCATCAATGCCGGCACGGCGGGGAGTGGTCCTGCGAACGGCATCGTGCTGAACGCCACCGGCACCAACGGTGGTCTCACCGTCACGGGGTTGAGCAATGCCCTCGCCAGCGGCGGCACGATCCAGAAGACCACCGGTACCGCGGTCGCATTGACCAGCACCAAGAATCTGAGCCTGGCCTGCATGGACATCAAGACCAGCAGCACCTTCGGCATCCAGGCCGGCACCATCGGTGGCAGTTCCACCACAGGCGGGGTGAACGGCCTCACGCTCGACCGCTGCCGCATCACCGCCAATGGCACGACCAATACCCACGACGGTGTCCAGCTCTACGACCTTTCC belongs to Luteolibacter ambystomatis and includes:
- a CDS encoding DUF6916 family protein, whose translation is MIPLNELDQNLFLPHVGETFEILEEGRVYPLVLESVRDLGHRRPDAKRNPFSLSFRGSPGLRVPQRIYQLTHPELGTFEIFLTQNSATSEGTELEAVFN
- a CDS encoding phage tail protein translates to MAQPYVGEIRIFAGNFAPAGWAFCEGQLLPISENETLFNLIGTTYGGDGESTFALPDLRGRVPLHQGSGFILAETGGVEEVTLTVQQIPAHTHPALCDNTVANSTGAVNAIPAPSSLFDGFQTEAPTTPMAPQSITPVGGSQPHTNFQPYLCLDFIISLFGIYPSPS
- a CDS encoding GNAT family N-acetyltransferase produces the protein MYASTRAEELAQTGWPDELKAEFCRMQFEAQDAHYRTYYPNARFTVIVRGGEQMGRLYVDRWEKEIRVMDIALLPSCRGRGAGTFLLKELQTEARDAGKVLSIHVERFNPALLWYQRLGFQVVEEKNVYLLLNWNPS
- a CDS encoding phage tail protein; the encoded protein is MAEPFLSEIRLMSFSYAPKGWAMCNGQLLPINQNQALFSLLGTTYGGDGRVNFALPDLRGRVPIHMGQGFTLGERGGEQAHTISISEMPQHLHFLQASSVDGNQLIPAGNLLASTPSKFYFNPPDSSIATMSPGTVSSIGGSQAHINMQPFLTLTFCIALQGIFPSQN
- a CDS encoding phage tail protein, whose protein sequence is MADPFVAEIRIFPFNFAPKGWAFCNGQLMPISQNTALFSLLGTTYGGDGKSTFALPDVQGNVPMHPGQGPGLSLHDLGEMSGSQYVTLLTSEIPLHTHTLMCLAAPADTASPASGSFARVVGASPYIQPAAMGNLSTMAPQALAPAGGSLPHNNMMPYLTLNFCIALQGVFPPRG